The nucleotide window TCTCGTCGTGGACCTGCAGCAGCATCGGCGACTGCAGATCTTCGAGCCGGGAGGCGACCTTGAGCATCGCGATCTTCATGATGTCGGCTGCCGACCCCTGGATCGGGGCGTTGAGAGCGGCACGTTCGGCCATGTCTCGCAGCTGTCGACGGTCGCTGTGCAGCGCCGGGAGGTAGCGGCGGCGGCCCATGATCGTCTCTGTGAAGCCATTGGCCCGAGCCTGATCGACGATCTCGTCGAGATAGTCTTTGACCGCGCCGAAGCGTTCGAAGTACTGCTCCATGAGGCCTTTGGCCTCGTCGACGCCGATCGCCAGCTGCCGGGAGAGTCCGTAGGCGGAGAGCCCGTACACGAGCCCGTAGGACATCGCTTTGACCTTCGACCGCATCTCGGAGTCCACCTCGTCGATGCCGACGTTGAAGACCTTCGACCCGACATAGGAGTGCAGGTCCTCCCCATCTTTGAACGCCTGGATCAGTGCTGCATCGCCTGACAGGTGCGCCATGATGCGCATCTCGATCTGTGAATAGTCGGCGGTGAGCAGGCACCCGTCGGCCACCTCGGGGTCGGCGACGAAGATCTCGCGGATGCGGCGTCCGGATTCGGTGCGGACGGGGATGTTCTGCAGGTTCGGGTCGAGGGAGGACAGGCGCCCCGTGGCGGCCACGGTCTGCTGATAGGTGGTGTGGATGCGTCCGTCATCGGCGACCGTCTTGAGCAGGCCGACGACGGTCTGCTTGAGCTTCGTCGAATCGCGATAGGCCAACAGGTGCTGGAGGAACGGGTGTTCGGTCTTGACGAAGAGTTCGGCCAGCGCCTCGGCGTCGGTCGTGTAGCCGGTCTTCGTGCGCTTCGTCTTCGGCATGTCGAGTTCGTCGAAGAGCACGGTCTGCAGCTGTTTGGGCGAACCGAGGTTGACCTCGTGGCCGATCGCGTCATACGCCTCCTGCGCACTCGCTTCGGCCTGTTTCGTGAACTCGTCGATGAGGTTGGACAGCCCGCCCTCGTCGACGGCGATTCCGGTCGACTCCATGCGTGCGAGCACGGGCACGAGCGGAAGTTCGATGTCCCGGTACACCTGCGTCATGTTCGCTTCGTCGAGCGCTGCGGCCAGCACCTCGTGGACTTCGAGGAGGGCGGCAGCCCTCTGCCCGTGAGTGGTCGCGGTCGCATCCGAATCGAGGTCGAGGGCGAGCTGCCCGGAATCGGACTCGGGTTCGCTCAGGTCGATGCCGGCGCGTTCGGACGCGATCTGGCCGAGTTCATAGGAGCGGGCATCGGGGACGAGGAGGTAGGCGGCCAGTGCCGTGTCTCCGCCGACATCGGCGACGCTCAGCCCCATCGACGCCCAGGCTTTGATCTGGAGTTTCGCGGAGTGGAGGATGAGCGACCGCTTGCCCAGTGCGGACCCGAGCTTCGTCAGCGACCTCTCCCCCGCCTCGGCGAGGTCGACGACCCATGCCTGCCCGGGCTCGGCGGACACGGCGAGGACCCGAGCCTGACCGTGGCCGAGTTCGAAGGAGGCATCGGAGTCCAGGGCGAGCACATCGTGGTCGGCGAGATGGGACAGCAGCGCGTCGACGTCGACGGCGGCGATGGTCGTCTCCCGTGGCGGGGCCGCCTCGGCCTCGGCACCGGCGGCCTCGGGGAAAATCGCAGCGAGGCGCTTGCCGAGCGCCTGGAACTCGAGCTGATCGAACAGGCTCGACAGTTCAGCCGGGTCGCCTTCGCCCCACACCAGGTCGTCGAACTTCAGGTCGAGGTCGACGTCGTCGAGGAGCCGGTTGAGTCGGTAGTTCCGTTCCACCTCGGTGATGTGGTCGCGCAGCTTCTCCCCGACCTTGCCGCCGATCTTCTCGGCGTTGTCGAGCACTCCCGGCAGGTCGCCGTGAGCGGCGAGCCACTTGGCAGCTGTCTTGTCCCCGACTCCGGGCACGCCCGGCAGGTTGTCGGCCTTCTCACCGACGAGTGCGGCCAGGCCACGGTAGTTCGCGGGGGTGACTCCGTACTTCTCCTCCACTGCGTTCGGGGTCATCCGATTGAGGTCGCTGACCCCGCGCTTGGGGTAGAGGATCGTCACGGTCTCCGATGCCAGCTGGAAGGAGTCCTTGTCGCCGCTCATCACTTCGACGTCGGCTCCCGCCTCGGTGCCCATCCGCGCCATGGTCGCCAGCGCGTCATCGGCTTCGAAGCCTTCCTTCGTCACGACCCTGATGCCCATCGCCGTGACGATGTCCTTGATGAGGTCGATCTGCGGGTGGAACTCCGGTGGGGTCTTCGCCCGGCCTGCCTTGTATTCGGGGTATTCCTCGAGTCGGAAGGTCTGCCGGCCGAGGTCGAAGGCCACGGCGACGTGGCTGGGCTCTTCGTCG belongs to Brevibacterium spongiae and includes:
- the polA gene encoding DNA polymerase I, with the translated sequence MSHSNESLLLIDGHSLAYRAFHALPVENFSTSTGQSTNAIYGFISMLINVLRDEEPSHVAVAFDLGRQTFRLEEYPEYKAGRAKTPPEFHPQIDLIKDIVTAMGIRVVTKEGFEADDALATMARMGTEAGADVEVMSGDKDSFQLASETVTILYPKRGVSDLNRMTPNAVEEKYGVTPANYRGLAALVGEKADNLPGVPGVGDKTAAKWLAAHGDLPGVLDNAEKIGGKVGEKLRDHITEVERNYRLNRLLDDVDLDLKFDDLVWGEGDPAELSSLFDQLEFQALGKRLAAIFPEAAGAEAEAAPPRETTIAAVDVDALLSHLADHDVLALDSDASFELGHGQARVLAVSAEPGQAWVVDLAEAGERSLTKLGSALGKRSLILHSAKLQIKAWASMGLSVADVGGDTALAAYLLVPDARSYELGQIASERAGIDLSEPESDSGQLALDLDSDATATTHGQRAAALLEVHEVLAAALDEANMTQVYRDIELPLVPVLARMESTGIAVDEGGLSNLIDEFTKQAEASAQEAYDAIGHEVNLGSPKQLQTVLFDELDMPKTKRTKTGYTTDAEALAELFVKTEHPFLQHLLAYRDSTKLKQTVVGLLKTVADDGRIHTTYQQTVAATGRLSSLDPNLQNIPVRTESGRRIREIFVADPEVADGCLLTADYSQIEMRIMAHLSGDAALIQAFKDGEDLHSYVGSKVFNVGIDEVDSEMRSKVKAMSYGLVYGLSAYGLSRQLAIGVDEAKGLMEQYFERFGAVKDYLDEIVDQARANGFTETIMGRRRYLPALHSDRRQLRDMAERAALNAPIQGSAADIMKIAMLKVASRLEDLQSPMLLQVHDEIIVDVRPDEIDAVKAIVTEEMGSAFELDVPLDVNVGTGRSWHDAAH